The Synergistaceae bacterium genome includes a region encoding these proteins:
- a CDS encoding IS607 family transposase produces MDKIYSSRQAAEFLGVKVKTLQKWDREDKLKPTSRSKTNRRIYTENQLKDFLCLKSEDSRVRVVAYCRVSSQVQKPDLRNQQTVIEQYCSELGLRDVEFICEVGGGLDFKRPKFLQLMEDVEKQQIRLLIIAHKDRLVRFGFEWFEHFIKDHFCELKILDSKELSPEQEMIQDLMTIVHCFSSRLCGLRNYKKFLKEALEHDSSLQDRNRSSA; encoded by the coding sequence ATGGATAAGATATATAGTTCGAGGCAAGCGGCAGAATTTCTTGGCGTCAAAGTAAAAACTCTACAGAAGTGGGACAGGGAGGATAAATTAAAACCCACTTCACGAAGTAAAACAAATCGGAGGATTTATACCGAGAACCAATTAAAAGATTTTCTGTGCTTGAAGTCAGAGGATTCTCGTGTCAGAGTCGTTGCGTATTGCCGGGTTTCTAGCCAAGTTCAGAAGCCTGACTTAAGAAACCAGCAAACAGTTATTGAACAATATTGCAGCGAATTGGGGCTACGAGATGTTGAGTTTATTTGCGAAGTTGGTGGTGGTCTAGATTTTAAGCGTCCAAAATTTCTTCAACTGATGGAAGACGTAGAAAAACAGCAAATCCGCCTGCTGATTATCGCTCACAAGGATAGGCTAGTACGTTTCGGTTTCGAGTGGTTTGAGCACTTTATTAAAGATCATTTTTGTGAGCTAAAAATTTTGGACAGCAAGGAATTGAGTCCAGAGCAAGAAATGATCCAGGATTTAATGACGATAGTTCATTGTTTTAGTTCAAGATTATGTGGGTTACGAAACTACAAAAAATTTTTAAAGGAGGCGCTGGAACATGATTCTAGCTTACAAGACAGAAATAGATCCAGTGCCTGA
- a CDS encoding GDP-L-fucose synthase — translation MEINAKIYVAGHRGLVGSALVRRLKQAGYHNFVFRTSVELDLRDQAATRDFFELERPDYVFLAAAKVGGIHANSAYPADFIYDNLIIEANVIHESYRTGVRKLLFLGSSCIYPRLAPQPMSETVLLTGELEPTNEPYAIAKIAGIKLCQSYNRQYGANFISVMPTNLYGPGDNFDLENSHVLPAMICKFHEAKATHAPAVQLWGTGTPRREFLYVDDMADACLFLMERQECPQIVNIGTGTDLTIKELAKKIAQIVGYEGDITWDSSKPDGTPRKLLDVSMLQGMGWTHQVELEEGVKKTYEDALCQGSSCQKRK, via the coding sequence ATGGAAATCAACGCCAAAATCTACGTCGCCGGACACCGGGGTCTTGTAGGGAGCGCCTTGGTTCGACGTTTGAAACAGGCAGGATATCACAATTTCGTTTTTAGAACCAGTGTCGAGTTAGACCTTCGAGACCAGGCTGCGACGCGCGATTTCTTCGAGTTGGAACGACCGGACTACGTCTTTCTGGCTGCCGCGAAAGTCGGCGGTATTCACGCCAACAGCGCCTACCCGGCGGATTTTATTTACGACAATTTGATCATTGAGGCCAACGTGATTCACGAGTCTTATCGAACGGGGGTCCGAAAATTGTTATTTTTGGGCAGCTCCTGTATCTATCCACGCCTGGCTCCCCAGCCGATGAGCGAGACGGTGCTGTTGACCGGAGAACTCGAACCCACTAATGAGCCCTACGCCATCGCCAAAATCGCGGGCATTAAATTGTGTCAGTCCTACAACCGCCAGTACGGAGCGAACTTCATATCCGTCATGCCGACGAACCTCTACGGTCCCGGTGACAACTTCGACCTGGAAAACTCTCATGTTCTTCCAGCGATGATTTGCAAGTTTCACGAGGCTAAGGCCACTCATGCTCCCGCCGTCCAGCTCTGGGGAACGGGAACGCCTCGAAGGGAGTTTCTCTACGTGGACGATATGGCGGATGCGTGCCTCTTCCTCATGGAGCGCCAGGAGTGCCCCCAGATTGTCAATATCGGCACGGGTACGGATTTGACGATCAAAGAGCTAGCTAAAAAGATCGCGCAAATCGTCGGATACGAAGGCGATATCACCTGGGATTCCTCCAAACCTGACGGAACGCCGAGAAAATTGCTGGATGTCTCTATGCTCCAAGGAATGGGGTGGACACACCAAGTGGAATTGGAAGAGGGGGTAAAGAAGACCTACGAAGACGCGTTATGTCAAGGAAGTAGTTGTCAAAAAAGGAAGTAG